A portion of the Kineococcus endophyticus genome contains these proteins:
- a CDS encoding methyl-accepting chemotaxis protein has product MSRVLPVTIAGASGCLAVAAAAATDLPGLATAALAALAAGGTAALGARAGRSEREAEDAARRDAARLRSGDLTGSQGADPELRAALAALGERVRPLTGSVDLLGIAGAEMDVAGRTIADGARDTTDSAARIAAASDEVSAKVSTMAAAGEQMQAAIAEISRSANQAVETAGHGVQAVTSAETTISALEESSARVGDVVKTITAIADQTNLLALNATIEAARAGETGKGFAVVAGEVKELAQQTARATEEIGATVAQIQGDTASAIEAIRVVRGLIDSISEYQHTIASAVVEQNVTTHDLNASTSEVARQAVSIASSVAVVHERAAATSTAASRSHLAVSEVKRLVGRLQTTVLDLTLPAAADEPGSYRIGWDRAGNRLEMTMAGLWDVELARAYAAELIAAIRDNRPGWTVVCTMSELGPTTPEVQRLIESTMAEAVAQRMTFAVIVLDNLLVAMQMQRSSEAQGAPIAYAASHAEALAVLAARAPR; this is encoded by the coding sequence GTGTCCCGAGTGCTCCCCGTCACGATCGCCGGAGCGTCCGGCTGCCTGGCCGTCGCGGCGGCCGCCGCGACCGACCTGCCGGGTCTGGCCACCGCCGCCCTCGCCGCCCTCGCGGCGGGCGGGACGGCCGCGCTCGGGGCACGCGCCGGCCGGTCCGAGCGGGAGGCCGAGGACGCCGCGCGCCGGGACGCGGCCCGCCTGCGGTCCGGGGACCTCACGGGGTCGCAGGGGGCGGACCCCGAGCTGCGGGCCGCACTCGCGGCCCTCGGCGAGCGGGTCCGTCCGCTCACCGGGTCGGTCGACCTGCTGGGCATCGCGGGCGCGGAGATGGACGTCGCCGGACGCACCATCGCCGACGGCGCCCGGGACACGACCGACTCGGCGGCCCGCATCGCCGCCGCCAGCGACGAGGTGTCGGCGAAGGTCTCGACGATGGCCGCGGCCGGTGAGCAGATGCAGGCCGCCATCGCGGAGATCTCCCGCAGCGCCAACCAGGCCGTCGAGACCGCCGGCCACGGCGTGCAGGCCGTGACGTCGGCGGAGACGACGATCTCGGCGCTGGAGGAGTCCAGCGCCCGCGTCGGCGACGTCGTCAAGACGATCACCGCCATCGCCGACCAGACCAACCTGCTGGCCCTCAACGCCACCATCGAGGCCGCCCGCGCCGGCGAGACCGGCAAGGGGTTCGCCGTCGTGGCCGGCGAGGTCAAGGAGCTCGCGCAGCAGACGGCCCGCGCGACCGAGGAGATCGGCGCGACCGTCGCGCAGATCCAGGGCGACACGGCCTCGGCGATCGAGGCCATCCGCGTGGTGCGCGGCCTCATCGACTCCATCAGCGAGTACCAGCACACCATCGCCTCGGCGGTGGTGGAGCAGAACGTCACCACGCACGACCTCAACGCCTCCACGTCCGAGGTGGCCCGCCAGGCCGTGTCGATCGCGTCGTCGGTGGCCGTCGTCCACGAACGCGCCGCGGCGACCTCGACGGCCGCCTCGCGCAGCCACCTCGCGGTGTCGGAGGTCAAGCGCCTCGTGGGCCGGCTGCAGACCACGGTGCTGGACCTGACGCTGCCCGCCGCCGCCGACGAGCCCGGCAGCTACCGGATCGGCTGGGACCGTGCGGGGAACCGCCTCGAGATGACGATGGCCGGGCTCTGGGACGTCGAGCTCGCCCGGGCGTACGCCGCCGAGCTCATCGCCGCCATCCGCGACAACCGCCCCGGCTGGACCGTCGTCTGCACGATGAGCGAGCTCGGCCCGACGACGCCGGAGGTGCAGCGGCTCATCGAGAGCACGATGGCCGAGGCCGTCGCCCAGCGGATGACGTTCGCGGTCATCGTCCTGGACAACCTGCTCGTCGCGATGCAGATGCAGCGCTCGTCCGAGGCGCAGGGCGCGCCGATCGCCTACGCCGCCTCGCACGCCGAGGCGCTGGCCGTCCTGGCGGCTAGAGCTCCCCGGTGA
- a CDS encoding tautomerase family protein — MPLLRFDVVAGRSPAELTALLDAAHAAVVEAFEVPHGDRYQVVHQHPAGELVVHDTGLGIDRTDGVVLLQVTSRARPQEQKVAFHRLLVRNLEAVGTAGSDVVVSIVENGDADWSFGHGRAQFLTGEL, encoded by the coding sequence GTGCCCCTGCTCCGCTTCGACGTCGTCGCCGGCCGGTCCCCGGCGGAACTGACCGCCCTGCTCGACGCCGCCCACGCGGCCGTCGTGGAGGCGTTCGAGGTCCCCCACGGGGACCGCTACCAGGTCGTGCACCAGCACCCCGCCGGTGAGCTCGTCGTCCACGACACCGGACTCGGCATCGACCGGACCGACGGGGTCGTCCTGCTGCAGGTGACGAGCCGCGCCCGCCCCCAGGAGCAGAAGGTGGCCTTCCACCGCCTGCTCGTGCGCAACCTCGAGGCCGTGGGCACGGCGGGCAGCGACGTCGTCGTGTCGATCGTGGAGAACGGGGACGCGGACTGGTCCTTCGGTCACGGCCGCGCCCAGTTCCTCACCGGGGAGCTCTAG
- a CDS encoding TIM barrel protein yields the protein MTVDDAPTIPATGRADAVHAWSLDRTLQHLPLLDLPEQLRLRGYRTVQLCHFHLPHRDAGYLGELRAALAAADVALDALLVDDGDLTHPDEGARHEAWISDWVRDAEVLGARRARVVAGKTRTDTAQRDSSRALGRIATRAGAVRVVTENWFDVTADAADVTAILEPLDDAVGLLVDLGNWTGPGKYAELAAVTRFAETCHAKAHWNGAAVDADDYRRSVSTVLEHGYTGPFCLVYDADDADEWAGLDVQRGIVRELLA from the coding sequence ATGACGGTCGACGACGCCCCGACGATCCCCGCCACCGGACGGGCCGACGCGGTCCACGCCTGGTCGCTGGACCGCACGCTGCAGCACCTGCCCCTGCTCGACCTGCCCGAGCAGCTGCGGTTGCGCGGGTACCGGACGGTGCAGCTGTGCCACTTCCACCTGCCCCACCGCGACGCCGGGTACCTCGGTGAGCTGCGCGCGGCCCTCGCAGCGGCGGACGTCGCGCTCGACGCGCTCCTCGTCGACGACGGGGACCTGACCCACCCCGACGAGGGCGCCCGGCACGAGGCGTGGATCTCCGACTGGGTCCGCGACGCCGAGGTCCTCGGCGCCCGGCGTGCCCGGGTGGTCGCCGGGAAGACCCGCACGGACACGGCGCAACGGGACAGCTCGCGGGCCCTGGGCCGCATCGCCACCCGGGCCGGCGCCGTCCGCGTCGTCACCGAGAACTGGTTCGACGTGACCGCCGACGCGGCCGACGTGACGGCGATCCTGGAACCCCTCGACGACGCCGTGGGCCTGCTCGTGGACCTCGGGAACTGGACGGGCCCCGGCAAGTACGCCGAGCTGGCCGCCGTGACGCGCTTCGCCGAGACCTGCCACGCCAAGGCGCACTGGAACGGAGCGGCCGTCGACGCCGACGACTACCGCCGCAGCGTGTCCACCGTCCTCGAGCACGGGTACACCGGACCGTTCTGCCTCGTCTACGACGCGGACGACGCCGACGAGTGGGCCGGGCTCGACGTGCAGCGGGGCATCGTCCGCGAGCTGCTCGCGTGA
- a CDS encoding Gfo/Idh/MocA family protein → MSSTSSRPLGVAVIGAGMAGRAHLAGYRAASTLTGGPYGEGLPPVRLVAVADAHAPFAEAAAARYGYERAETSWQAVAEADDVDAVSVVVANHLHREIVEGLLAAGKHVLCEKPLAPSVADAEAMVAAAAQHPGQVAAVGFTFRRSPAVNGLREQVLNGHLGAVRHFNGHYWCDYAANPDAPISWRYKGGLGSGALADIGSHLVDLGEFFCGPLESVRGTVFSQVTARRPKPVGAVVGHAMAEVGTEFEDVENEDLVTFTASFAGGATGTFSVSRIAHGLPNGLGFEIFTENGAGAFDLNRTGEFTIADATAPDVVNGYRQVLVGPGHPYVAGGLPMDFPSVGHGQSDFFTFQCRAFLNEVAGGVGTPLGDLPVVPPMAHGLHNLRVLDAVTRAAAGTGEPVPVD, encoded by the coding sequence GTGTCCTCCACCAGCTCGCGTCCCCTCGGTGTCGCCGTCATCGGTGCCGGCATGGCCGGCCGCGCCCACCTCGCCGGCTACCGCGCCGCCTCCACGCTCACCGGCGGCCCCTACGGCGAGGGCCTGCCGCCCGTCCGCCTCGTGGCCGTCGCCGACGCGCACGCCCCCTTCGCCGAGGCGGCCGCGGCCCGCTACGGCTACGAGCGGGCCGAGACGTCCTGGCAGGCGGTCGCCGAGGCCGACGACGTCGACGCCGTCAGCGTCGTCGTCGCCAACCACCTGCACCGCGAGATCGTCGAGGGCCTGCTGGCCGCCGGCAAGCACGTCCTGTGCGAGAAGCCGCTGGCCCCCTCGGTCGCCGACGCCGAGGCGATGGTCGCCGCCGCCGCACAGCACCCCGGGCAGGTCGCCGCCGTCGGCTTCACCTTCCGCCGCTCCCCCGCGGTCAACGGCCTGCGCGAGCAGGTGCTGAACGGTCACCTCGGCGCGGTCCGGCACTTCAACGGCCACTACTGGTGCGACTACGCCGCCAACCCGGACGCCCCGATCAGCTGGCGCTACAAGGGCGGACTGGGCTCGGGGGCGCTGGCCGACATCGGCAGCCACCTGGTGGACCTCGGCGAGTTCTTCTGCGGACCGCTGGAGTCGGTGCGCGGCACGGTCTTCTCCCAGGTCACCGCGCGCCGGCCGAAGCCGGTCGGCGCAGTCGTCGGACACGCCATGGCCGAGGTCGGCACCGAGTTCGAGGACGTCGAGAACGAGGACCTGGTGACCTTCACCGCCTCCTTCGCGGGCGGCGCCACGGGGACCTTCTCGGTGTCGCGCATCGCGCACGGCCTGCCCAACGGCCTCGGCTTCGAGATCTTCACCGAGAACGGCGCCGGCGCCTTCGACCTCAACCGCACGGGTGAGTTCACCATCGCCGACGCGACGGCACCGGATGTGGTCAACGGCTACCGGCAGGTCCTCGTCGGCCCCGGGCACCCCTACGTCGCGGGTGGTCTGCCGATGGACTTCCCCAGCGTCGGGCACGGCCAGAGCGACTTCTTCACCTTCCAGTGCCGCGCCTTCCTCAACGAGGTCGCCGGCGGGGTCGGCACCCCCCTGGGTGACCTGCCCGTGGTGCCGCCGATGGCCCACGGCCTGCACAACCTCCGCGTGCTGGACGCGGTCACCCGGGCCGCGGCCGGCACGGGTGAGCCCGTCCCCGTCGACTGA
- a CDS encoding sugar phosphate isomerase/epimerase family protein, whose amino-acid sequence MKLGVYNAILHDRPLPQALEVVADLGLTGIELNSGGFLPPVHIPTFDDILVSDTARDDFLGIFEGTGVSIAGLNCNGNPLHPNPVIGEKHAEDVRRSVRLAQRLGQHRVVTMSGLPGAEPGATVPTWVVNAWNSRDLDIIEHQWSVAVPFWTEIDALAQDHDVKVALELHPQNVAFNPANLRELVERTGATHVGVELDASHLFWQQMDPVAVVRDLGPLVFHAAAKDVRINPAAAVHGVLDNRFRRLDPSEDRTNLGGDEWVNEWPKDSAWDFVALGKGHDVAFWAEFLRALHEVDPDMVCNIEHEDVSLGRVEGLQVAAGVLLEAARVAGV is encoded by the coding sequence ATGAAGCTCGGCGTCTACAACGCGATCCTGCACGACCGTCCCCTGCCGCAGGCCCTGGAGGTCGTCGCCGACCTGGGCCTGACCGGCATCGAACTGAACTCCGGTGGTTTCCTGCCGCCGGTGCACATCCCGACCTTCGACGACATCCTCGTCAGCGACACCGCCCGCGACGACTTCCTGGGGATCTTCGAGGGAACCGGCGTCTCGATCGCCGGCCTCAACTGCAACGGCAACCCGTTGCACCCCAACCCGGTCATCGGTGAGAAGCACGCCGAGGACGTCCGCCGTTCGGTGCGGCTGGCCCAGCGACTCGGCCAGCACCGCGTCGTGACGATGTCCGGCCTGCCCGGAGCCGAGCCGGGCGCGACGGTCCCGACCTGGGTCGTCAACGCGTGGAACTCCCGCGACCTCGACATCATCGAGCACCAGTGGTCCGTCGCCGTGCCGTTCTGGACCGAGATCGACGCCCTCGCCCAGGACCACGACGTCAAGGTGGCCCTCGAACTGCACCCGCAGAACGTCGCCTTCAACCCGGCGAACCTGCGCGAGCTCGTCGAACGCACCGGCGCGACCCACGTCGGGGTGGAACTCGACGCCTCGCACCTGTTCTGGCAGCAGATGGACCCCGTCGCCGTCGTCCGCGACCTCGGCCCGCTGGTGTTCCACGCCGCGGCCAAGGACGTCCGGATCAACCCCGCCGCCGCGGTCCACGGCGTGCTGGACAACCGGTTCCGCCGCCTGGACCCGTCGGAGGACCGCACGAACCTCGGCGGGGACGAGTGGGTCAACGAGTGGCCGAAGGACTCCGCGTGGGACTTCGTCGCGCTCGGCAAGGGCCACGACGTCGCGTTCTGGGCGGAGTTCCTGCGCGCCCTGCACGAGGTCGACCCCGACATGGTCTGCAACATCGAGCACGAGGACGTCTCGCTCGGCCGCGTCGAGGGCCTGCAGGTCGCCGCCGGCGTCCTGCTCGAGGCCGCGCGGGTGGCGGGGGTCTGA
- a CDS encoding SDR family oxidoreductase: protein MKLAVAGGTGTVGRLVVEAARARGHDVVVLSRAAGVDLTAGTGVREALQGVAAVVDVTSTATRSAAASEAFFRSVTTALLDAEQRTGVGHHLVLSIVGAAQAPHGYYAGKALQERLVADGPVPWTLLRTTQFHEFAGQVLGQARIGPVDLVPVMRSASVAAVEVADRIVDLVEAGPAGRVRDLAGPQDLRMVDMVRAYARSTGRGGRVVAVPLPGGFGRALRDGTVLPGPDADRGAQTFSEWLARLG from the coding sequence GTGAAGCTGGCCGTCGCCGGGGGTACGGGCACGGTCGGTCGCCTCGTCGTCGAGGCGGCCCGGGCCCGCGGGCACGACGTGGTCGTGCTGTCCCGCGCCGCCGGCGTCGACCTCACCGCCGGCACCGGGGTGCGAGAGGCGCTGCAGGGCGTCGCCGCGGTCGTGGACGTCACGTCCACCGCGACCCGCTCCGCAGCGGCGTCCGAGGCCTTCTTCCGGTCCGTCACGACGGCGCTGCTCGACGCCGAGCAGCGGACCGGGGTCGGGCACCACCTCGTCCTGTCGATCGTCGGTGCGGCGCAGGCCCCGCACGGCTACTACGCGGGCAAGGCCCTCCAGGAACGGCTCGTCGCGGACGGTCCCGTGCCGTGGACGCTGCTGCGGACCACGCAGTTCCACGAGTTCGCCGGACAGGTGCTGGGCCAGGCCCGCATCGGTCCCGTCGACCTCGTCCCCGTCATGCGGTCCGCATCCGTGGCCGCCGTCGAGGTAGCCGACCGGATCGTGGACCTCGTCGAGGCCGGCCCCGCAGGACGGGTGCGCGACCTCGCCGGCCCGCAGGACCTGCGGATGGTCGACATGGTGCGGGCCTACGCCCGGTCCACCGGACGCGGTGGGCGCGTCGTCGCCGTCCCGCTCCCCGGGGGTTTCGGCCGCGCGCTGCGCGACGGGACCGTCCTGCCCGGACCGGACGCCGACCGCGGGGCGCAGACGTTCTCCGAGTGGCTCGCCCGGCTCGGCTGA
- a CDS encoding LacI family DNA-binding transcriptional regulator, producing the protein MPQGPTGRPTITDVAARAGISKGMVSLALRGAPGPSAETTARVLRAAEELGYRPNRAASSLALRRTRLLGVTLTVRNAFHAELVEELQSAAEDSGYELVLAPVTRTRGERAAVETLLDSRCEALLLLGPEAGAGELRDWDARVPTVVLGRRSRSGPGGGPDVVRASDERGLRLVVEHLVALGHRDLVHVSGGSGDIAADRRAGFEAAAAEFGVRGRTLEAGFDEEDGVRAAHRLLAEGMSATAVVAANDRVALGVLDALLRAGTAVPQQVSVTGYDDSPLARLGHVRLTSVGQDPAGQAREAVRLAVERLEGADREGRRDVVVEPHLVVRGTTAAPEGPVMSQ; encoded by the coding sequence GTGCCGCAGGGCCCGACCGGCCGCCCGACCATCACCGACGTGGCCGCCCGGGCCGGCATCTCCAAGGGGATGGTGTCGCTGGCGCTGCGCGGTGCCCCCGGTCCGAGCGCCGAGACGACGGCGCGCGTGCTGCGGGCCGCCGAGGAACTCGGCTACCGCCCGAACCGGGCGGCGAGTTCGCTCGCCCTGCGCCGCACCCGCCTGCTGGGGGTGACGTTGACCGTCCGCAACGCCTTCCACGCCGAACTCGTCGAGGAGCTGCAGTCGGCGGCCGAGGACTCCGGGTACGAACTCGTCCTGGCTCCGGTGACGCGCACGCGGGGGGAGCGGGCCGCGGTCGAGACGCTCCTGGACTCCCGCTGCGAGGCGCTGCTGCTGCTCGGGCCCGAGGCCGGGGCGGGGGAGCTGCGGGACTGGGACGCGCGCGTGCCCACGGTCGTCCTGGGGCGCCGCTCCCGCAGCGGGCCGGGGGGTGGGCCGGACGTCGTCCGCGCCTCCGACGAGCGGGGGCTGCGGCTCGTCGTCGAGCACCTCGTGGCACTCGGCCACCGTGACCTCGTCCACGTCTCCGGGGGGTCCGGGGACATCGCGGCCGACCGTCGGGCCGGCTTCGAGGCCGCGGCGGCGGAGTTCGGGGTGCGGGGGCGCACCCTCGAGGCGGGGTTCGACGAGGAGGACGGCGTCCGGGCCGCCCACCGGCTGCTGGCGGAGGGGATGTCGGCCACGGCGGTCGTGGCGGCGAACGACCGGGTCGCGCTGGGGGTCCTCGACGCCCTGCTGCGGGCGGGTACGGCTGTGCCGCAGCAGGTCTCCGTGACCGGCTACGACGACAGCCCGCTCGCCCGGCTCGGGCACGTCCGGTTGACCTCCGTGGGGCAGGACCCGGCCGGTCAGGCGCGCGAGGCCGTCCGCCTCGCCGTCGAGCGGCTCGAGGGGGCCGACCGCGAGGGCCGCCGTGACGTGGTCGTGGAACCCCACCTGGTCGTGCGCGGGACGACGGCTGCACCGGAGGGACCCGTCATGTCACAATGA